The Pigmentiphaga aceris DNA segment AAGGCCGAACATACGGCCGCCGCAAGACAAAGGCTTCCCCCAAGCGTTGCACGCCCCCGAAAAAAGCGAGGAGACACCATGAGCCAAAAGACCAACCAAGCCATCAATACAACCCGCCGCCGCATCCTGCAAGCATCCGCAGGTGCCGGTGCCGCGTTGATGTTGCCCGCAGGCGTGCACGCCCAGGCCAAGCGCCTGATCGTGTCCGATCCGGGCGGCCCGTACACCGACGCCTATCGCAAAGCCTTTTACGATCCGTTCTTCAAAGAAACCGGCACCGTGGTGGTCAACGTCGCGCGTGAATCGCAGCCGGTATCGCTGTTCACCGCCATGGTCCAGACCAAGAACTACATCTGGGACGCGACCATCCTGACCCTGTCCAGCGACATCCCGATTCTGGAATCGCGTGGCCTGCTGGAACCCATCGGCCTGAAGGCTGACGAATTCCCCGGCATCATGCCCGAAGCTATCCGCCCCGACTGGCTGGGGGTGGACGTGTACGCCACCACCATGGCCTACCGCACCGACAAGTTCGGCGCCAATGGCCCCAAGACCTGGGCCGACTTCTGGGACGTGCAGAAATTCCCGGGCCGCCGCAGCCTGCGCCGCAACGCGCTCGACACGCTGGAACAGGCCCTGATGGCCGACGGTGTGCCCGCCGACAAGCTCTACCCGATGGACCTGGACCGCGCCTTCAAGAGCCTCGACAAGATCAAGGCCCACATCTCGGTGTGGTGGACCAGTGGCGCGCAATCCACGCAACTGATCCAGTCTGGTGAAGTGGACATGATCTCGACCTGGAACGGCCGCAGCCAAAGCGCCATCGACGGCGGCGCACCGGTTGCCATCAACTGGAACCAGGGCCTGTATTCCATCGAAGGCTGGGGCATCCCGAAGGGCACGCCGCGCGCCGACATCGCCAAGCAGTTCGTGCGCTTCTGCGGCGACGCCAAGCGCCAGGCCATGTTCACCGACCTGCTGGCCTACGGCCCGACCAACCTGAAGGCCTACGACAGCATCGCACCGGCACGTGCGGCCTTGCTGCCGACTGCCGCGCCCAACATCGCCGGCATGGTGCTGCCCAGCCCGCAATGGTGGAACGACAACCGTACCAAGGCGACCGAGCGTTTCAATGCCTGGTTGCTGGGCTGAGTCGAGGTAAGCATGCATCCAAAGCTGTCCACCCGAGGTCTTGCCAAACGCTACGGCGCGGTCAATGCGCTCTTGCCGACCGATCTCGACGTCCTGCCGGGCGAATTGCTGACCCTGCTCGGACCTTCCGGTTCGGGCAAGACGACCCTGCTGCAAATGCTGGCAGGGCTTGTCGAGCCGACCGGTGGACAGCTGTTCATCGACGGCAAAGACGCTACCGACCTGCCCGCAGGCGAACGCGGCATCGGCATGGTGTTCCAAAGCTACGCGCTGTTCCCGCATATGACGGTGGCCGAAAACGTCGGCTACCCCTTGCGCATGCGGCGGCGCAAGCCTGCAGAAATCGATGCTGATGTTGCCAGCGCGCTGGCCATGGTGAAGATGGACGCCTTCGGCGCGCGTTATCCGCGCGAGCTGTCGGGCGGGCAGCAGCAGCGCATTGCGCTGGCGCGCTGCTTTGTCTATCGCCCCGGCATCATCTTGCTGGACGAACCGCTGGGTGCGCTGGACAAGAATCTGCGTGAACACATGCAGGGCGAAATTCGCAGCCTGCATCGTGAACTGGGTGCCACCTTCATCTACGTCACGCACGATCAGGACGAAGCGCTGAGCCTGTCCGACCGCGTGTGCCTGATGAACGATGCGCGTATCGAACAGATCGGTTCGCCGCGTGACTTGTACGACCGCCCCGTATCGCGCTTTGCCGCCAACTTCATTGGTCAATCCAACCTGCTGGATGGCCGTGTCGATGCCGGTGGTTTTGTGTGGCGGGACCGCAAGCTGGCTGTAGCGGATGCGGGTGCAAACAGCTTGCCCAAGGCCAGCCTGATGGTGCGGCCTGAAGTGGTGCAAGTGGTGCCGGCAGAGCAGGGCATATTGCAAGGCACCGTGCGCGAATTGGTGTTCCAGGGTTCGGATATCAAGCTGATCGCAAGCTTGCCCGGTGGCGAAGAATTCAGTGCGCGTGTGTCGTGCAAGACGCCGCATCCGCAAGTCGGTGAAGCCGTCGGCCTGTCCTGGGACCCGCAGCACGCCGTTGTGTTGTCGAGGTAAGCGGCCATGCGCACGCGATCCCTCTGGCATACCTGCCGGCCCTGGCTGCCCGGCATTCCCGCGATCCTGTTCCTGATCGTGTTCTTCATCGTCCCGGTGCTGGAAATCCTGGTCAACTCGTTCAGCAGTTCGGACGGCACCTGGGGTTTTGCGCAATACGTGCGCATCGGCCAGC contains these protein-coding regions:
- a CDS encoding ABC transporter substrate-binding protein, which gives rise to MSQKTNQAINTTRRRILQASAGAGAALMLPAGVHAQAKRLIVSDPGGPYTDAYRKAFYDPFFKETGTVVVNVARESQPVSLFTAMVQTKNYIWDATILTLSSDIPILESRGLLEPIGLKADEFPGIMPEAIRPDWLGVDVYATTMAYRTDKFGANGPKTWADFWDVQKFPGRRSLRRNALDTLEQALMADGVPADKLYPMDLDRAFKSLDKIKAHISVWWTSGAQSTQLIQSGEVDMISTWNGRSQSAIDGGAPVAINWNQGLYSIEGWGIPKGTPRADIAKQFVRFCGDAKRQAMFTDLLAYGPTNLKAYDSIAPARAALLPTAAPNIAGMVLPSPQWWNDNRTKATERFNAWLLG
- a CDS encoding ABC transporter ATP-binding protein, which codes for MHPKLSTRGLAKRYGAVNALLPTDLDVLPGELLTLLGPSGSGKTTLLQMLAGLVEPTGGQLFIDGKDATDLPAGERGIGMVFQSYALFPHMTVAENVGYPLRMRRRKPAEIDADVASALAMVKMDAFGARYPRELSGGQQQRIALARCFVYRPGIILLDEPLGALDKNLREHMQGEIRSLHRELGATFIYVTHDQDEALSLSDRVCLMNDARIEQIGSPRDLYDRPVSRFAANFIGQSNLLDGRVDAGGFVWRDRKLAVADAGANSLPKASLMVRPEVVQVVPAEQGILQGTVRELVFQGSDIKLIASLPGGEEFSARVSCKTPHPQVGEAVGLSWDPQHAVVLSR